In Cotesia glomerata isolate CgM1 linkage group LG3, MPM_Cglom_v2.3, whole genome shotgun sequence, one genomic interval encodes:
- the LOC123261734 gene encoding uncharacterized protein LOC123261734: protein MTSFGATEIVRNTNANGQQFNSTFKIRGQVYHKMGSLLPMPNEPHKFLQIYFMGGEDSGSALANRVNARCDYNNLDSLYARRIVSELDALFNEHNELLKIFKSHMHQLQSDNHAIVINPDKTPAGEHIRRFNAPVVDDVAGIMVGDCTAAREIVIRRRNNNLQFIADTHRSYDALQYPLIFWKGQDGYCINIKQRDPVSGAETN, encoded by the exons atgacatcgttcggagcaacagaaatagttcGAAATACTAATGCAAATGGTCAACAATTCAATTCTACATTCAAAATCAGaggccaagtttatcataaaatgggCTCACTGCTGCCAATGCCAAACGAACCACATAAATTCTTACAAATCTACTTTATGGGCGGCGAGGATTCCGGAAGCGCACTTGCCAATCGCGTGAATGCACGTTGTGATTATAATAACCTTGATTCACTTTATGCCAGGCGCATCGTCAGCGAGCTAGATGCTCTTTTTAACGAGCACAACgagttgttgaaaatattcaaatcacaTATGCACCAATTACAAAGCGATAATCACGCTATCGTCATTAATCCTGATAAAACACCAGCTGGAGAGCATATTCGTAGATTCAATGCACCCGTTGTTGATGATGTTGCTGGAATCATGGTTGGCGATTGTACAGCTGCACGAGAAATTGTGATTcgtagaagaaataataatcttcagttCATTGCTGACACACATCGTTCATATGACGCTCTCCAATATCCGCTAATATTCTGGAAGGGACAAGACGGATATTGCATAAACATAAAACAACGAGATCCCGTATCAG GAGCTGAAACAAACTAG